In bacterium, the following proteins share a genomic window:
- a CDS encoding flippase, translating to MNTPRKTAKNFTAVFLSEILGKLITFYAVVFYLAKYLSKDQFGAYNQVFVFISFCFLLATFGMDRIVVREIAKAPKHIGRITGSALLIKGILALASFGLANLVLSLAAGFLNYSPSLMMLIRIASLGILLSVFSVFGAVLHYRLRLGQRSAATVAARLLAAGAMIALVALHAPLYWFVMAGLLLGVPGALLGVPEALLLYIFYRRTGQESLAVNIGTCARLVKQAAPIALCDIFIITYARVDQIMLQSMLGKESLVGIYNFATRFAEVLRIIPLAFMASIFPSLCRAYEDRRASFEEAYRCSFKYMNLICIPVAFASIALSRPLILAINSKYSEGAPILTLLLFAEVFVFLGIVNNRLLVSSGRQTLDILFTGASAALNVALNLLLIGRLGMVGAALASLIAYATGPILGLLIPFTRPFSMAMFKTSLKPIGAACIMLLAVWLSADRIGLLASAALGAAVYLAAIALLRGLDREDASLVRRIFHKA from the coding sequence ATGAACACTCCCCGAAAAACCGCAAAGAACTTCACCGCAGTCTTTCTTAGCGAGATACTCGGGAAACTAATCACCTTCTATGCGGTAGTATTTTACCTCGCCAAATACCTCAGCAAAGACCAATTCGGAGCCTACAACCAGGTCTTTGTGTTCATCTCCTTCTGCTTTCTGCTCGCCACCTTCGGGATGGACAGAATTGTCGTCCGAGAGATCGCCAAAGCTCCCAAGCATATCGGTCGAATAACCGGCTCTGCTCTACTCATCAAGGGCATCCTGGCGCTTGCATCGTTTGGGCTGGCCAACCTGGTTCTCTCCCTCGCGGCAGGTTTTCTCAACTACTCACCCAGCCTGATGATGCTGATACGGATAGCCTCGCTCGGCATACTCTTGTCGGTATTCTCCGTCTTCGGCGCCGTGCTTCACTACCGGCTCAGGCTCGGCCAGCGCAGCGCGGCGACCGTGGCTGCAAGGCTTCTCGCAGCCGGGGCAATGATCGCTCTGGTCGCTCTTCATGCACCGCTTTACTGGTTCGTCATGGCTGGCCTTCTGCTGGGCGTGCCCGGCGCACTACTGGGCGTCCCGGAGGCGCTTTTGCTTTATATCTTCTATCGAAGGACTGGCCAAGAGTCACTCGCCGTCAACATCGGAACTTGCGCGAGGCTCGTCAAACAGGCCGCCCCAATTGCTCTTTGCGACATCTTTATCATCACCTACGCCAGAGTCGATCAGATCATGCTCCAGAGTATGCTCGGGAAGGAATCCCTCGTCGGGATATACAACTTCGCCACGCGGTTCGCAGAAGTGCTGCGCATTATCCCTCTCGCCTTCATGGCATCCATATTCCCGTCGCTGTGCAGAGCCTACGAGGATAGGCGCGCCTCATTCGAGGAGGCATACCGCTGCTCGTTCAAATACATGAACCTCATCTGCATCCCGGTTGCGTTTGCCAGCATAGCTCTCTCCAGGCCGCTCATCCTCGCCATAAACAGCAAATACAGCGAAGGCGCCCCGATACTGACACTCCTGCTTTTCGCCGAGGTGTTTGTCTTCCTCGGCATCGTCAACAACAGGCTCTTGGTCTCATCAGGTCGTCAAACCCTTGACATCCTGTTCACCGGCGCCTCCGCCGCACTCAACGTCGCCCTGAACCTTCTTTTGATAGGCCGGCTCGGCATGGTCGGCGCCGCGCTCGCTTCACTTATAGCGTACGCCACCGGGCCCATACTTGGCCTACTCATCCCATTCACAAGACCTTTCTCAATGGCAATGTTCAAGACATCGCTCAAACCGATCGGCGCAGCGTGCATCATGCTGCTCGCGGTCTGGCTTTCGGCCGACCGGATAGGACTCTTGGCCTCGGCAGCGCTTGGCGCTGCTGTCTATCTCGCCGCGATCGCCCTCCTCCGGGGACTCGACAGGGAGGATGCGAGCCTCGTCAGGAGAATCTTTCACAAGGCGTGA
- the pilM gene encoding pilus assembly protein PilM produces the protein MTISNGEMGGSTFGIDIGHHLVKLVELHYDARERRTMADGYCIEISKDKVPGRTLLVRTLKHILPRRMKRAAQSALGVYGGHNVVLKRIDLRGIPKGDVASAADAEARQYLPENADGYIKGFSTTNPVLNPSAEGSEVAFVGIRQAICDFYDEVLMSSHKAPVEFEAAGLALAATYQRASLRSEDELIGILDIGEALTKIVLLKKGEFFFYEEMDIGSRFIISALQRRLGVALWPAVALISGHEAAGLAPEYAIKNVQSDISAFVTRIKDLIWRARLNSQTWFFDRMLVCGGGAAIPCIVEALSPLFRYGVTVLDPFRGLPHRCGSLSKKPMPPASTLFAVAMGLALRARYVSTGYGSNSRSALPGHKRLLGH, from the coding sequence TTGACGATAAGTAATGGTGAGATGGGCGGGAGTACGTTCGGCATAGACATAGGGCACCATTTGGTGAAACTCGTTGAGCTTCACTACGATGCTCGTGAGCGGCGGACGATGGCGGACGGCTACTGCATTGAGATATCAAAGGACAAGGTTCCTGGTCGCACATTGCTGGTCAGGACTTTGAAACATATACTCCCGCGTCGGATGAAGCGAGCGGCCCAGTCAGCGCTCGGCGTCTATGGCGGGCACAACGTTGTACTCAAGCGCATCGATTTAAGAGGCATCCCGAAGGGCGATGTCGCGTCGGCGGCTGATGCTGAGGCGAGACAGTATTTGCCTGAAAACGCGGACGGCTACATCAAGGGCTTCAGCACGACTAACCCGGTCCTCAATCCGAGTGCAGAGGGCAGCGAGGTAGCTTTCGTTGGGATAAGGCAGGCTATCTGTGATTTCTATGACGAGGTTCTGATGTCGTCGCACAAGGCGCCTGTCGAGTTCGAGGCGGCTGGCCTTGCGCTGGCTGCGACTTATCAGCGGGCTTCCCTACGCTCCGAGGACGAGCTCATAGGGATTCTGGACATCGGCGAGGCGTTGACGAAGATAGTCTTGCTCAAGAAGGGTGAGTTCTTCTTCTACGAAGAGATGGACATCGGCAGCCGGTTTATCATCTCCGCCCTCCAGCGAAGGCTAGGAGTTGCACTTTGGCCGGCAGTGGCCCTGATCTCGGGCCATGAGGCGGCCGGCCTGGCACCCGAGTATGCGATAAAGAACGTTCAGAGCGATATAAGTGCGTTTGTTACGCGCATCAAGGACCTTATCTGGCGAGCCAGGCTCAACTCACAGACGTGGTTCTTCGACAGGATGCTTGTTTGCGGCGGAGGGGCGGCGATTCCATGTATAGTCGAGGCCCTGTCCCCGCTATTCAGGTATGGGGTTACGGTGTTGGACCCATTTCGTGGGTTACCCCATCGGTGCGGGAGTCTCTCAAAGAAGCCGATGCCGCCCGCCTCGACGCTCTTTGCCGTAGCAATGGGGCTCGCGCTTAGGGCACGATACGTCAGCACCGGATACGGTAGCAATTCGCGTTCGGCCTTACCGGGCCACAAGCGACTCTTGGGCCATTGA